The following proteins come from a genomic window of Brevibacillus antibioticus:
- a CDS encoding PLP-dependent aminotransferase family protein encodes MKREVLSNSHSDKLFEQVYDYLLDRIIREEWKAHEKLPSVRTLASELNVHRLTVFKAFQLLKQNRHVYVKDKSGYYVQPNSLLPVESMNDPIVSAYVHKSHLSEIHQVQATYQFSKALIEPNLLPNHYFSEYVKKVFDLYPKVLGTYSTTQGDQELREALCSYYISRYHFHLSPDELMITSGSQEAIDLVARVLVKPRDVVLIERPTYSPAIDVFRRQGAKMIPIEISPHGYDLEQVELLMQKEKPRLFYLNPTFHNPTGYTVSAEQRKRLVELAAKYQCLIVEDDPCRDIYFRDEPPLPFFSYDTAGYVIYLRSFSKYIAPGLSIATVACRPSIMKYLIQAKSLSDSGAPLLNQKIFLHYFFSERMQQHLAKLRIALAIRREIMEEELSVTDWEWSSPPGGFNLWVKLPDSVPMDSLLGKCIEQSITFVPGAICDPQRELSSWIRISYSYLNEQQLRDGVRRLVRMVRQLNNPYLEI; translated from the coding sequence TTGAAAAGAGAGGTTCTTTCAAACAGTCATTCTGATAAGCTGTTCGAGCAAGTGTATGACTATCTGCTGGACCGAATCATAAGGGAGGAGTGGAAGGCACATGAGAAGCTTCCTTCTGTTCGAACGTTGGCGTCGGAATTGAATGTGCATCGCCTGACGGTTTTTAAAGCATTTCAATTATTAAAGCAAAACCGTCACGTGTATGTGAAGGATAAGTCGGGGTACTATGTACAACCGAACAGCCTGTTGCCAGTGGAGTCGATGAATGATCCAATCGTTTCTGCCTACGTGCACAAGAGTCATCTTTCTGAAATTCATCAGGTGCAGGCGACCTATCAATTTTCCAAAGCATTGATTGAACCGAATTTATTGCCAAACCATTACTTTTCCGAGTATGTGAAGAAAGTGTTTGATCTGTATCCAAAAGTGCTGGGTACCTATTCAACTACACAGGGAGATCAGGAGCTGCGGGAAGCACTGTGCAGCTATTATATCAGCCGTTATCATTTTCACCTGTCACCCGATGAGCTGATGATTACATCAGGCTCTCAGGAAGCGATTGATTTGGTTGCCAGAGTCCTTGTAAAGCCGCGTGATGTCGTGTTGATTGAGAGACCCACGTACAGTCCTGCCATCGATGTATTCAGGAGACAGGGCGCCAAAATGATTCCCATCGAGATTTCGCCACATGGGTATGATTTGGAGCAGGTTGAACTGTTGATGCAAAAAGAAAAACCGCGCCTGTTTTATCTCAATCCGACCTTTCACAATCCGACTGGCTATACGGTTTCTGCTGAACAACGGAAGAGACTGGTGGAGCTGGCTGCGAAGTATCAGTGTCTGATCGTAGAGGATGATCCGTGCCGCGATATTTACTTCCGTGATGAGCCTCCACTGCCGTTTTTTTCTTACGACACGGCGGGGTATGTCATCTATCTGCGCAGCTTTAGCAAGTACATCGCGCCAGGACTTAGTATTGCAACTGTGGCATGCCGTCCATCTATTATGAAGTATTTGATTCAGGCGAAATCACTTTCCGACAGTGGAGCGCCCCTATTGAATCAAAAGATTTTCTTGCATTATTTCTTCTCCGAACGGATGCAGCAGCATTTGGCGAAGCTGCGGATTGCATTGGCCATTCGCCGGGAAATCATGGAGGAAGAGCTGTCTGTGACCGACTGGGAGTGGTCCAGCCCACCAGGAGGCTTTAATTTATGGGTGAAGCTGCCTGATTCCGTCCCGATGGATAGTCTTCTGGGCAAATGCATAGAGCAATCAATTACGTTTGTGCCCGGCGCAATCTGTGACCCACAGCGAGAGTTAAGCTCTTGGATACGTATCAGTTATTCTTATTTGAATGAACAACAGCTGCGGGATGGGGTGCGAAGGCTCGTCCGTATGGTTCGCCAGTTGAATAATCCGTATTTGGAAATATAA
- a CDS encoding ABC transporter ATP-binding protein, which produces MTTGKRLVHYAAIFKKTILLAVLMLSISVGAELTGPFLAKKMIDTHIMGIEFPWYETAQRENSVLYKGKYYTRQDHLAVGESTGGEVRVLQVGRDYYFLNQAISYDGQRSIQDGKLVIVKGADRAEYQATFLSNQEIFEFFRPETSGLLTLAALYFGLLVVASLFHYGQKFLWQKSANQVIERLRIDVFAHIQRLPIHYFDHLPAGKVVARVTNDTEAIRELFTNVLGNFITSGIYLIGIFAALFLLDVRLALVCLVILPIMVVWIYLYRKYASAFNHVIRARISDINGMINESIQGMPIIQAFRREKETMREFGELNEELFTYQNKMLRLNATASFNLVQFIRNIAFVLFIWYFGGASLGVGTLLSLGVLYAFVDYLNRLFQPMTQIVNQLANLEQSLVAASRVFELLDEEGIDVDPAKVPCYQGNVRFEDVSFAYKDDQYVLKNISFEAWPGETVALVGHTGSGKSSIINLLLRFYDVNRGAIIIDGRNVQAFSKQQLRQHMAIVLQDPFLFTGTIRSNVSLDDPSISPEKVEKALCDVGADQLFRSLPQGFDEPVIEKGSTLSLGQRQLISFARALAFDPAILILDEATASIDTETEGIIQNALEVLKKGRTTFIIAHRLSTIKNADQILVLDRGRIVERGVHEDLMEKQGRYYQMYQLQQGNKEARVHEAVGKHGSAAALT; this is translated from the coding sequence ATGACGACGGGGAAAAGGCTAGTCCACTATGCAGCGATTTTTAAAAAGACGATCCTCTTGGCGGTATTAATGCTGTCCATCTCGGTTGGGGCAGAACTGACGGGACCGTTTTTGGCGAAAAAAATGATCGATACGCACATCATGGGCATTGAATTCCCTTGGTATGAGACGGCACAGCGTGAGAATTCCGTGTTATACAAAGGGAAGTATTACACCAGGCAGGACCACTTGGCAGTAGGGGAGAGTACAGGTGGAGAAGTTCGTGTTTTACAAGTAGGACGCGACTATTATTTCTTGAATCAGGCGATTTCGTACGATGGGCAACGTTCGATTCAGGATGGGAAGCTCGTCATTGTCAAAGGTGCGGATCGAGCGGAGTACCAGGCTACTTTCTTAAGCAATCAGGAGATATTTGAATTTTTCCGGCCAGAGACAAGCGGCTTGCTCACACTGGCAGCTCTCTATTTCGGATTATTGGTAGTTGCCTCACTTTTCCACTATGGGCAAAAATTTTTATGGCAAAAATCAGCGAATCAGGTCATCGAGAGACTGCGTATTGACGTGTTCGCGCATATCCAACGATTGCCGATTCACTATTTCGATCATCTCCCTGCTGGGAAGGTGGTTGCTCGTGTCACAAACGATACGGAGGCAATCCGTGAGCTGTTTACGAATGTTCTCGGCAACTTTATTACGAGCGGGATTTATTTAATCGGTATTTTCGCAGCGTTGTTCTTGCTTGATGTACGACTCGCGCTCGTGTGTCTAGTCATTTTGCCAATCATGGTCGTGTGGATTTACTTGTACCGCAAGTACGCTTCTGCATTTAACCATGTCATTCGGGCACGCATCAGTGACATCAACGGGATGATCAACGAGTCGATCCAAGGGATGCCGATCATCCAGGCATTTCGCAGGGAAAAGGAAACGATGCGGGAATTTGGCGAACTGAACGAAGAGCTGTTCACTTATCAAAATAAAATGCTGCGGCTCAATGCGACCGCTTCGTTTAACCTGGTCCAGTTCATCCGCAATATTGCGTTTGTATTGTTCATCTGGTATTTCGGCGGTGCGTCCCTCGGGGTAGGTACACTGCTCTCACTTGGCGTCCTCTACGCTTTCGTCGATTATCTCAATCGACTGTTCCAGCCGATGACACAGATCGTCAACCAATTGGCGAACCTGGAGCAATCTCTCGTTGCGGCGTCACGCGTGTTTGAACTGCTGGATGAAGAGGGCATTGACGTTGATCCTGCAAAGGTTCCTTGCTATCAGGGGAATGTCCGCTTTGAGGATGTTTCTTTTGCCTACAAAGACGACCAATACGTGCTGAAAAACATTTCGTTCGAAGCATGGCCTGGAGAGACAGTGGCGCTGGTTGGTCACACAGGTTCGGGAAAAAGCTCCATTATCAATCTGTTACTCCGTTTCTATGATGTAAACAGAGGAGCGATTATAATTGATGGGCGCAATGTGCAGGCGTTTTCCAAACAGCAGCTTCGCCAGCATATGGCGATTGTTTTGCAGGACCCGTTTTTGTTTACAGGGACGATCCGTTCCAATGTGAGTCTGGATGATCCGTCGATTTCGCCAGAAAAAGTGGAGAAGGCCTTGTGTGATGTAGGGGCAGACCAACTGTTCCGCAGTCTCCCGCAAGGATTCGATGAACCTGTAATCGAGAAGGGCAGCACGCTTTCGCTCGGACAGCGCCAGTTGATCTCGTTTGCGCGTGCTCTCGCGTTTGACCCGGCTATCCTCATTCTGGATGAAGCGACTGCCAGCATCGACACGGAAACAGAGGGCATTATTCAAAATGCACTTGAGGTGTTGAAAAAAGGAAGAACGACCTTCATCATTGCTCATCGCTTGTCTACGATCAAAAACGCAGATCAAATTCTCGTATTGGATAGAGGCAGAATTGTAGAGCGAGGAGTGCATGAAGACTTGATGGAGAAGCAAGGCAGGTACTATCAGATGTATCAATTGCAGCAAGGGAACAAAGAAGCACGGGTACATGAGGCAGTAGGTAAGCACGGAAGCGCCGCGGCTCTGACCTAG
- a CDS encoding DMT family transporter: MVLLNYVVMCLIFGTTFLAIKVGIDAGAAPFFSGGLRFFLAGAILFSFMLWKKQARLSLLLHKEMFLTGIGLTFGTFAPLYWAEQHVSSGIAAILSATAPLMVMLLQTSITRQKLPGIAWAGCLVAFVGVFLLILPGVTISFSLLWLTGCLAVIFGQLFYSAGAVYSRSVIQRFQDTSPIALNAAQMMYGGAMLLVLSLFTEHVHIESMLTANAILSLLYLIVVGSMMGHTIFYWLVAKTNPVFPSTWLYISPLIALSLGVILYNEPLYLLSLAGGITIIVGIILINMDGLKQLVGKKANKLSDISH; the protein is encoded by the coding sequence ATGGTACTGCTTAATTATGTGGTCATGTGCTTGATATTCGGAACGACGTTTCTGGCAATTAAAGTCGGGATCGACGCGGGGGCCGCGCCGTTTTTCTCAGGAGGACTTCGGTTCTTTCTGGCAGGTGCCATTTTGTTTTCATTCATGCTCTGGAAAAAACAAGCGCGTCTCTCGCTGCTGCTCCATAAAGAGATGTTTCTTACTGGTATCGGTTTGACGTTCGGGACATTTGCCCCCTTGTATTGGGCGGAGCAGCATGTAAGTTCAGGAATTGCAGCGATATTATCTGCAACAGCCCCTCTCATGGTGATGCTGCTTCAGACAAGTATTACTCGACAAAAGCTCCCCGGTATTGCGTGGGCGGGTTGCTTGGTTGCCTTTGTCGGTGTCTTTTTGCTGATTTTACCCGGTGTGACCATCTCATTCAGTCTTCTTTGGCTTACAGGGTGCTTGGCAGTCATATTCGGGCAACTCTTTTATTCTGCTGGTGCAGTTTACTCCCGTAGCGTCATCCAACGGTTTCAAGACACTTCACCCATTGCTTTGAATGCAGCACAGATGATGTATGGAGGGGCCATGCTGCTTGTATTATCTCTGTTCACCGAGCATGTGCATATCGAATCGATGCTCACGGCGAATGCGATCCTCTCGCTCCTGTACTTGATCGTCGTTGGTTCCATGATGGGGCATACCATTTTCTATTGGCTCGTTGCCAAAACCAACCCTGTGTTTCCCTCCACGTGGCTCTATATCTCTCCGTTGATTGCGTTAAGCTTGGGTGTCATCCTGTACAATGAGCCGCTTTATCTCCTGTCTTTAGCAGGGGGGATTACGATTATTGTCGGGATTATCCTGATTAATATGGATGGGTTGAAGCAGTTAGTGGGTAAAAAGGCAAACAAGCTGAGTGACATCAGTCATTAA
- a CDS encoding ABC transporter ATP-binding protein, whose protein sequence is MFSVLAKLDWFFKEHWKRYTVAILLLILGGLLEIIPPKIIGVAIDEIHLGTLTSERLVSILLFFGVLSVAIYWVNFIWIRKLFGGAFLAERTLRSKLMTHLLRMTPTFYQRNRTGDLMARATNDLKAVSMTTGFGILTMVDSLSFTGAIVLTMGFLISWKLTLAAILPLPFMAYIIKQYGKKIHERFSTAQTSFGELNDRVLESVSGVRVIRAYVQEMADQERFRQKTHDVYQKNIDVARIDSLIEPTVKILVGISYMIGLIYGGYLVFQRELTLGELVSFNVYLGMLIWPMFAIGELINVMQRGSASLDRVNETLAYEADVTDHDRPVHVAVPEVIRFDSVTFRYPSAQVDQLVDVSFTLGRGQTLGIVGRTGSGKTTLVRQLLREFPVGRGAISVSGEALEQISLDNIKSWIGYVPQEQILFSKTVRENILFGNNEATEEQLQEVLKQAAFARDVQLLPEGLQTLVGEKGVALSGGQKQRVSIARALLVNPEILILDDAMSAVDGKTEAEMITNIRRERAGKTTLITTHRLSAVQHADWILVIDEGRIVEEGTHAQLLELGGWYKEQFEKQQIEETLTESG, encoded by the coding sequence ATGTTCTCGGTTTTGGCAAAGCTTGATTGGTTTTTCAAGGAGCATTGGAAACGTTATACGGTCGCTATTCTGCTATTGATTCTGGGCGGCTTACTGGAGATTATCCCTCCAAAAATTATCGGGGTGGCTATTGATGAGATTCACCTGGGGACGCTGACTAGCGAGCGGCTGGTATCCATCTTGCTGTTTTTCGGCGTATTGTCTGTCGCGATTTATTGGGTCAATTTTATCTGGATTCGCAAGCTGTTTGGGGGAGCGTTTCTGGCGGAGCGGACGTTACGGTCGAAGCTCATGACACATTTATTACGGATGACGCCAACGTTTTATCAGCGCAATCGTACCGGTGATCTGATGGCACGAGCGACAAATGACCTCAAGGCTGTCTCGATGACGACAGGCTTCGGAATTTTGACGATGGTGGATTCGCTATCCTTTACAGGGGCAATTGTACTGACGATGGGTTTCTTGATCAGTTGGAAGCTGACATTAGCGGCGATCCTTCCATTGCCGTTCATGGCCTATATCATTAAGCAGTATGGGAAAAAAATTCACGAGCGCTTTTCTACCGCACAAACCTCGTTCGGTGAGCTAAACGACCGCGTGCTGGAATCTGTCTCCGGGGTGCGCGTGATTCGCGCTTACGTACAGGAGATGGCAGATCAGGAGCGCTTCCGCCAAAAAACACATGACGTGTATCAAAAAAATATCGATGTGGCGAGAATCGATTCGTTGATTGAGCCGACCGTCAAAATACTGGTTGGGATCAGTTATATGATCGGCTTGATCTACGGTGGCTACCTCGTGTTCCAAAGAGAATTGACCTTGGGAGAGCTGGTCTCGTTCAACGTCTATCTCGGGATGCTCATTTGGCCGATGTTTGCGATTGGCGAATTGATTAATGTGATGCAAAGAGGAAGTGCCTCGCTGGATCGGGTCAATGAAACATTGGCTTACGAGGCCGATGTGACAGATCACGACAGACCGGTTCATGTCGCAGTTCCAGAAGTCATTCGGTTCGATTCCGTGACATTCCGCTATCCATCTGCGCAGGTTGACCAACTAGTGGATGTCTCCTTTACTCTTGGTCGGGGTCAGACGCTAGGAATCGTCGGGCGTACGGGAAGCGGGAAAACCACGTTGGTTCGACAACTGCTTCGCGAATTTCCGGTAGGGCGGGGGGCCATCAGTGTTTCGGGAGAGGCGCTAGAACAGATCAGCCTGGATAACATCAAGAGCTGGATCGGCTATGTACCACAGGAGCAGATTCTGTTCTCGAAGACAGTCCGTGAAAACATCCTGTTCGGGAACAACGAGGCAACAGAAGAACAGCTACAGGAAGTGTTGAAGCAGGCCGCATTTGCTCGGGATGTGCAGCTATTGCCTGAAGGCTTGCAAACGCTCGTTGGTGAAAAAGGCGTAGCCCTTTCTGGTGGGCAAAAACAGCGGGTTTCAATTGCTCGGGCTCTTTTGGTCAATCCGGAAATTTTGATTCTCGACGATGCCATGTCAGCGGTGGATGGCAAAACCGAAGCGGAGATGATCACGAATATTCGCCGGGAGCGTGCAGGCAAAACAACACTGATCACCACACACCGCTTATCGGCGGTCCAGCATGCAGATTGGATTCTCGTCATAGACGAAGGACGAATCGTCGAGGAAGGTACACATGCACAGCTATTGGAGCTGGGCGGTTGGTATAAAGAACAATTCGAGAAACAACAGATTGAAGAGACACTGACAGAAAGCGGGTGA
- the tnpA gene encoding IS200/IS605 family transposase — MELDNNNHSVFSLYYHLVLVVKYRRNVLDDEISDYAKDMFVRISDGYNITLLEWNHDSNHVHVRFKAHPNTEMTKFINAYKSASSRLIKKDFPQVRKKLWKEMFWSRSFCLLTTGGSPIEGIKKYIESQGMK; from the coding sequence ATGGAATTGGACAATAACAACCACTCAGTATTCTCATTGTATTATCATTTGGTGCTTGTCGTGAAGTACAGAAGAAACGTATTGGATGACGAAATCTCTGATTACGCAAAAGATATGTTTGTGAGAATTTCCGACGGTTACAACATCACTCTCTTAGAATGGAATCATGATAGTAACCATGTCCATGTACGGTTCAAAGCTCACCCAAACACTGAAATGACAAAGTTCATCAACGCCTATAAGAGTGCGAGTTCTCGACTGATAAAGAAAGATTTCCCACAAGTAAGAAAAAAACTGTGGAAAGAAATGTTCTGGTCAAGAAGTTTCTGCTTACTTACAACGGGCGGATCTCCTATTGAAGGGATAAAGAAGTACATCGAAAGTCAAGGGATGAAGTGA
- a CDS encoding DUF1904 family protein yields the protein MPHLIVRGIQAEQMATISEPLAVELAALCQCSTDNFTIECLQTTGVFGGKIVESFPFIEVAWFERGQEVRDQFAQIVTKHVLSLGIPEVEMAFVAYQKESYYANGEHF from the coding sequence ATGCCACATCTTATCGTTCGAGGCATTCAAGCTGAACAAATGGCAACCATCAGCGAACCGCTTGCAGTGGAGCTTGCTGCACTATGCCAATGCAGTACGGACAATTTCACGATCGAATGCTTGCAGACGACAGGAGTTTTTGGCGGGAAGATCGTAGAGTCGTTTCCTTTTATTGAAGTAGCATGGTTCGAGCGGGGGCAAGAAGTTCGTGACCAGTTTGCCCAGATCGTAACCAAGCATGTGTTGTCGCTCGGTATCCCAGAAGTGGAGATGGCATTTGTCGCTTATCAAAAAGAAAGCTACTATGCTAATGGAGAGCATTTCTAA
- a CDS encoding RNA-guided endonuclease TnpB family protein, producing the protein MAIHNKAYKFRLYPTEEQAYLIRKTFGCVRFVYNKMLAERKETYEQFKNDKEALKKQKFPTPAKYKGEFTWLKEVDSLALANAQLHLQTAYKNFFGGKADFPTFKSKKARKSYTTNVVNGNIMLLDGYIKLPKLKLVKIKQHRMIPDEHTIKSCTISMTPTGKYYVSILTEYEANVIPKKLNTFVGLDFAMTELYVDSEGEKANYPRFYRQEFVRLAKAQRVLARRKKGSSRWHKQRIKVAKLHEKITNQRKDFLHKKSYNLAKTYDCIVIEDLNMKGMSQALNFGKSVADNAWGMFTAFLQYKLEEQGKRLIKIDKWFPSSKTCSCCGQIKESLSLSERTFHCDCGFVADRDWNASINIKNEGLRLLA; encoded by the coding sequence ATGGCTATTCACAACAAAGCATATAAGTTCCGCTTGTATCCAACAGAAGAACAAGCCTATCTCATTCGTAAAACATTCGGTTGTGTTCGTTTTGTCTACAACAAAATGTTAGCGGAAAGGAAGGAAACATATGAGCAATTCAAAAACGATAAAGAAGCCTTGAAGAAGCAAAAATTCCCTACTCCTGCTAAGTATAAAGGGGAATTCACATGGCTCAAAGAAGTAGATTCATTAGCGTTAGCGAATGCGCAACTTCATTTGCAGACCGCCTACAAAAACTTCTTTGGTGGGAAGGCAGATTTCCCTACATTCAAGAGTAAGAAAGCTAGGAAATCCTATACGACTAACGTAGTCAACGGCAACATCATGTTGCTGGATGGCTATATCAAATTACCAAAGCTCAAACTCGTAAAAATAAAGCAACACAGGATGATTCCTGATGAACATACGATCAAGTCATGCACGATTTCGATGACGCCTACAGGAAAATACTACGTGTCAATCTTGACCGAATATGAAGCGAATGTCATACCCAAAAAACTCAACACCTTTGTTGGGCTCGATTTTGCCATGACCGAATTATATGTCGATAGTGAAGGTGAGAAAGCCAATTACCCACGATTTTATCGACAGGAATTCGTACGGTTAGCAAAAGCCCAACGTGTTTTAGCAAGACGAAAAAAAGGCTCTTCTCGCTGGCATAAGCAACGAATAAAGGTTGCGAAACTCCATGAGAAAATAACAAATCAACGAAAAGACTTTCTTCATAAAAAGTCATACAACCTTGCTAAAACGTATGATTGTATTGTGATCGAAGACCTCAACATGAAAGGTATGTCCCAAGCACTCAACTTTGGAAAAAGTGTAGCTGATAATGCTTGGGGCATGTTTACGGCATTTCTCCAATACAAGTTGGAAGAACAAGGGAAGAGGCTTATCAAAATAGATAAGTGGTTTCCCTCATCTAAAACATGCTCCTGTTGCGGTCAAATAAAGGAGTCTCTATCTCTTTCTGAGCGTACATTCCATTGCGATTGCGGTTTTGTGGCAGATAGAGACTGGAATGCTTCAATCAATATCAAGAATGAAGGATTACGACTGTTAGCGTAA
- a CDS encoding RNA polymerase sigma factor: MEKTEIERLLIEIKAGSLEQYEIIIDYYQQPIFTYCYHMLGHRQDAEDAVQEVLFRAYEHLGQYTYSLSFSAWLYRIAYNHCANVLKRRKLSRVLPFLYNRDQDGRNYVEESIDSNYFGEPIERVWKRLSAEERTLIFLRVLEEREYEEIAELMDKKPAALRKQFERVLKKCKRYLPTMEGVAANGQDSV; this comes from the coding sequence GTGGAAAAAACAGAGATAGAGCGCCTGCTGATTGAGATAAAAGCAGGTTCTCTTGAGCAATACGAAATCATTATCGATTACTATCAACAACCGATCTTTACATATTGCTACCACATGCTCGGTCACCGGCAGGATGCGGAAGACGCTGTCCAGGAAGTCCTTTTTCGTGCCTATGAGCATCTTGGACAGTATACGTATTCGCTGTCTTTTTCTGCATGGCTGTACCGGATCGCTTACAACCATTGTGCGAATGTGCTAAAGCGACGGAAATTAAGCCGCGTGTTGCCCTTTTTGTACAACCGGGATCAGGATGGACGTAATTATGTCGAGGAGAGCATCGACAGCAATTATTTTGGGGAGCCGATCGAACGCGTCTGGAAACGACTGTCGGCCGAAGAACGCACACTTATTTTCCTGCGTGTGCTAGAGGAAAGAGAGTACGAGGAAATCGCAGAGCTGATGGACAAAAAGCCTGCGGCTCTGCGCAAGCAATTCGAACGCGTTTTGAAAAAGTGCAAACGTTATTTGCCAACGATGGAAGGGGTGGCCGCTAATGGACAAGATTCCGTTTAA
- a CDS encoding TrkH family potassium uptake protein: MLSSNQKRRLTSVQIIVFAYVGLILISAFLLSLPFFHLPGASLSFIDSLFTAASAISVTGLTVITIHEVFNQWGILFLTLLFQVGGVGIMTLGTFIWILMGQKIGLEQRIWIATDHNRSTLSGLVDLMRNILVIALLIELVGTILLGSHFIYAGYYDDWYTAFYHGYFASVSAFTNAGFDLHGNSMLDFTHDYVFQTIVMILIICGAIGFPVLVELRTYFSYRRSKVRFTFSLFTKITTLTFFSLIAIGALLIFVFERNQFLADKTWHEMLFYSLFHSVSSRSGGLATMDISLLSTTTLIMLSGMMFIGASPSSVGGGIRTTTFFVLIASVFANMRGYKDVKVFGRELVDEDIQRSFTVFFIAIIMVFTAVMLLVWLENLPFQHVLFEVCSAFGTTGLSTGITAQMGVGGKLILIITMMIGRIGIINLLLFLKRNDRIVRYHYPKERIIIGQ; encoded by the coding sequence TTGTTATCATCCAATCAAAAGCGTCGATTGACATCTGTTCAAATCATCGTGTTCGCCTACGTTGGGCTCATCCTGATCTCAGCGTTTCTTCTGTCATTGCCGTTTTTTCACTTGCCGGGAGCCTCTCTTTCTTTTATTGACTCTTTGTTTACTGCGGCGAGTGCCATCAGCGTTACCGGGCTTACTGTCATTACGATTCATGAGGTTTTCAACCAGTGGGGGATTTTGTTTCTTACGTTGCTCTTCCAGGTTGGTGGGGTCGGAATCATGACACTCGGAACGTTCATCTGGATCCTCATGGGTCAAAAAATCGGTTTGGAACAGCGCATCTGGATCGCGACGGACCACAACCGCTCCACGCTGTCCGGTCTGGTCGACCTGATGCGCAATATTCTCGTGATTGCGCTCTTGATCGAGCTGGTGGGAACCATCCTGTTAGGCAGTCATTTTATTTACGCCGGCTACTACGACGACTGGTACACCGCGTTCTACCACGGTTACTTTGCCTCTGTCAGTGCTTTTACGAATGCCGGGTTTGACCTGCACGGTAACTCTATGCTCGACTTTACCCACGATTACGTGTTTCAGACTATCGTGATGATCTTGATTATTTGTGGAGCAATTGGGTTTCCCGTGCTCGTGGAGCTGAGAACGTACTTTTCCTATCGCCGTTCAAAAGTGCGTTTTACCTTTTCGCTCTTCACCAAGATTACGACACTGACGTTCTTTTCCTTGATCGCCATTGGTGCCCTGCTCATTTTCGTTTTTGAACGAAATCAGTTTTTGGCTGATAAGACCTGGCATGAAATGCTGTTCTATTCGTTGTTTCACTCCGTCTCTTCGCGAAGCGGCGGCTTGGCTACGATGGATATCAGCCTCTTGTCGACCACAACACTCATCATGCTCTCCGGGATGATGTTCATTGGCGCCTCGCCAAGCAGCGTGGGCGGGGGGATACGGACCACGACGTTCTTCGTCCTGATTGCCTCGGTTTTTGCCAACATGCGTGGTTACAAGGATGTAAAGGTGTTCGGAAGAGAGCTGGTTGATGAGGACATTCAGCGCTCCTTCACCGTCTTTTTCATCGCGATTATCATGGTGTTCACAGCGGTCATGCTGCTCGTCTGGTTGGAGAATTTACCTTTCCAGCACGTCTTGTTCGAGGTCTGCTCTGCTTTCGGTACGACCGGATTGTCTACCGGGATTACAGCTCAGATGGGCGTAGGCGGCAAGCTCATTCTGATTATTACGATGATGATCGGACGTATCGGGATTATCAATTTGCTCCTCTTCTTGAAACGCAATGACCGAATCGTACGCTACCATTATCCGAAAGAACGCATCATCATTGGTCAGTAG